A DNA window from Coffea arabica cultivar ET-39 chromosome 6c, Coffea Arabica ET-39 HiFi, whole genome shotgun sequence contains the following coding sequences:
- the LOC113694320 gene encoding receptor protein kinase-like protein ZAR1: protein MPCMHTCLKVKIETWPLLFRRLQTMKLISRSLLVIGFKLVYFFTFSISLTSSLNSDGISLLALKAAITTDPKHVLSTWKESDSTPCRWAGITCDQTHQNVASISLSNKGLTGYIPSELGALSSLSSITLSFNNFSKIVPLHLFNATSLSSIDLSHNNLSGPLPHQIISLKNLTHLDLSSNQLNGSLPEALSSLTKLSGTLNFSCNRFSGEIPASFGRFPVILSLDLRENNLTGKIPQVGSLLNQGPTAFSGNPSLCGFPLEIPCSTQPEAAENPRILPNPEKPSLLSDGVVAKGKTKSGSMVIPLISGVSVVIGVVFVSMWVLMKRLNLAEGKTGGEKFEKEKEMERDIGFAGGSEEGRKGKFVELDEGLGLELEDLLRASAYVVGKSRSGIVYKVVGGGSGGRRAGVGGSTVVAVRRLSDGDGILKFKEFEAEMEAIGRVQHPNIVRLRAYYYASDEKLLVSDFICNGSLHNALHGGPANLLPPLSWAARLRIAQGAARGLMYIHECSPRKYVHGNIKSSKVLLDEDLQPYLSGFGLTRLLSGTTKSLNAASRRQSSSQITVSPTSSAPSSVMYTAPEARVLGSKFTQKCDVYSFGILLLEILTGQLPHGGLDDDDKGLESNVRKVFREERPLSEIIDAALLHEVHAKKQVLAAFHIALNCTELDPELRPRMRMVSDSLDRIKLS, encoded by the exons ATGCCATGCATGCATACTTGTTTGAAAGTAAAGATTGAAACTTGGCCATTATTATTCCGTAGACTCCAAACCATGAAGCTAATTAGTAGAAGTCTGCTGGTAATTGGCTTTAAGCTGGTTTATTTCTTCACATTTTCCATTTCTTTAACTTCTTCACTCAATTCAGATGGTATTTCACTCTTAGCTCTCAAAGCAGCCATAACCACAGATCCAAAACATGTTCTTTCCACCTGGAAAGAATCAGACTCCACCCCATGCAGGTGGGCTGGGATCACCTGTGATCAGACCCACCAAAATGTCGCCTCCATTTCCCTCTCCAACAAAGGCCTCACCGGCTACATTCCCTCTGAGCTTGGTGCACTTTCGTCACTTTCTTCCATCACTCTTTCCTTCAACAACTTCTCCAAAATTGTCCCTCTTCACCTCTTCAATGCTACTTCACTGAGCTCGATTGACCTCTCCCATAACAACCTCTCTGGACCCCTGCCACACCAGATCATTTCCCTCAAGAACCTCACTCATCTTGAtctttcctcaaatcagctcaATGGGTCCCTCCCTGAGGCCTTAAGCAGCTTGACTAAGCTTTCAGGGACTTTAAATTTCTCATGCAACAGATTTTCCGGCGAGATTCCGGCGAGTTTTGGCCGGTTTCCGGTGATTCTGAGCTTGGACCTCCGGGAGAATAATCTGACTGGAAAGATACCTCAGGTGGGGTCATTATTAAACCAGGGCCCCACTGCTTTTTCTGGGAATCCTTCCCTTTGTGGGTTTCCACTGGAGATTCCATGCAGTACTCAGCCTGAAGCTGCTGAAAATCCAAGAATTTTGCCGAACCCGGAAAAACCGAGTCTTTTATCAGATGGGGTAGTGGCGAAAGGGAAAACGAAAAGTGGGTCGATGGTGATTCCCTTAATTTCTGGAGTTTCAGTGGTGATTGGGGTGGTGTTTGTATCAATGTGGGTGCTCATGAAAAGGTTGAATCTTGCGGAGGGTAAAACGGGAGGAGAAAAGTTCGAGAAAGAGAAGGAGATGGAGAGGGATATTGGTTTTGCAGGTGGTAGTGAGGAGGGGCGAAAGGGTAAATTTGTGGAATTAGATGAAGGGCTTGGGTTGGAATTAGAGGATTTGTTAAGGGCATCTGCGTATGTGGTGGGGAAGAGCAGAAGTGGTATCGTATATAAGGTGGTCGGAGGGGGGAGTGGTGGGAGGAGAGCTGGTGTGGGTGGTTCTACTGTTGTTGCTGTGAGGAGGTTGAGTGATGGAGATGGTATATTGAAGTTCAAGGAATTTGAAGCTGAGATGGAAGCTATAGGGAGGGTTCAACATCCCAACATTGTGAGGTTGAGGGCTTACTATTATGCTAGTGATGAAAAATTGCTGGTTTCTGATTTCATCTGCAATGGAAGCTTGCACAATGCCCTTCATG GAGGGCCTGCCAATTTGCTGCCACCATTGTCATGGGCAGCAAGATTAAGAATTGCTCAAGGTGCAGCCAGGGGACTAATGTACATTCATGAATGCAGTCCTCGAAAATACGTTCATGGGAACATAAAATCCTCAAAAGTCCTTTTAGATGAAGATCTGCAGCCTTATCTCTCTGGTTTTGGTCTGACTCGTCTGTTATCAGGCACGACAAAATCCTTGAATGCTGCTTCCAGAAGGCAGAGCTCCAGCCAAATCACGGTGAGCCCAACAAGTTCAGCTCCCTCATCTGTCATGTACACAGCACCTGAAGCTCGAGTACTAGGCAGCAAGTTCACACAGAAATGCGATGTCTACTCCTTTGGAATTTTGCTTCTGGAGATTCTAACTGGTCAATTGCCACATGGTGGGCTGGATGACGATGACAAGGGGCTTGAGAGCAATGTCAGGAAGGTGTTCCGCGAGGAACGGCCCTTGTCTGAGATTATAGACGCTGCTCTTCTTCATGAGGTTCATGCGAAAAAGCAAGTACTTGCAGCTTTTCATATTGCGCTCAATTGCACAGAACTAGATCCTGAACTTCGACCCAGGATGAGAATGGTTTCCGATAGTCTTGATCGGATCAAGTTGTCATAA
- the LOC113691497 gene encoding OVARIAN TUMOR DOMAIN-containing deubiquitinating enzyme 4, whose amino-acid sequence MARSSISIYVRNMVLPSGSVHSQISNSYCSVTLRAPSNLCFLHVSTKHPKLKLSAIMPLRRTSSYSSPVGFQASQRSCFGSCISKPLSKGHSLTVRSRYDHGSLVKSCLDISLRSPKLNVRLLAPCQTRIQWSQRLASAGLFIGLVCCSSSEPVRADALEAKQHQEASYSHGKIVCNDYSVIGIPGDGRCLFRSVAHGACLRAGKPAPDEKCQRELADELRARVADEFVKRRKETEWFIEGDFDTYVSNMRKPHVWGGEPELLMAAHVLQMPITVYMRDQDSGGLISIAEYGQEYGKDDPIKVLYHGFGHYDALHIPRKTGARSRL is encoded by the exons ATGGCTCGTTCTTCCATCAGCATATATGTGAGAAACATGGTCCTTCCCAGTGGGAGTGTCCACAGTCAGATAAGCAACAGTTATTGCAGTGTCACCTTGCGTGCACCGTCGAATTTGTGCTTTTTGCATGTCTCTACAAAGCATCCAAAACTAAAATTATCAGCAATCATGCCTCTACGAAGGACAAGCTCATATTCATCTCCTGTTGGATTCCAAGCCTCCCAAAGAAGCTGTTTTGGGTCTTGCATCTCCAAGCCGCTGAGCAAAGGCCATTCCTTAACAGTTAGAAGCAGATATGACCATGGATCTTTGGTGAAATCATGCCTTGACATTTCACTCAGGTCCCCAAAATTGAATGTGCGGCTTCTGGCTCCTTGTCAAACCAGAATCCAGTGGTCACAGCGCTTAGCATCTGCAGGGCTATTCATTGGATTGGTTTGTTGTTCGAGTTCTGAACCTGTTCGTGCAGATGCACTTGAGGCTAAGCAGCACCAGGAAGCATCTTATTCTCACGGGAAAATAGTCTGTAATGACTATTCTGTAATTG GCATTCCAGGAGATGGGAGATGCTTGTTTCGTTCTGTTGCCCATGGGGCTTGTTTAAGAGCAGGAAAGCCTGCTCCAGATGAGAAATGTCAGAGGGAACTAGCAGACGAGTTACGAGCCAGA GTGGCAGATGAGTTTGTCAAGAGACGCAAGGAGACAGAATG GTTCATAGAAGGTGATTTTGACACCTATGTTTCAAATATGAGGAAACCTCATGTATGGGGAGGTGAACCAGAATTGTTGATGGCTGCTCATGTTCTGCA GATGCCGATCACGGTCTACATGCGTGACCAAGACTCTGGTGGTTTGATATCCATTGCCGAGTATGGGCAAGAATATGGGAAGGATGATCCCATTAAAGTCCTGTATCATGGCTTTGGTCATTATGATGCTTTGCATATTCCTAGGAAGACTGGTGCAAGATCTAGACTTTAA